A window of the Candidatus Margulisiibacteriota bacterium genome harbors these coding sequences:
- a CDS encoding metallophosphoesterase has translation MRLNFLAPYRTQMPFKGAAATQQVNIGGRRFSLAYTSYSNAQALSYLTDHRVFGAVMRPAVESRRQAFATQMSLRSPSFLGILGPVPGTEPVYFDFPESVKAIMTQGDWTKMRRNSLVIDLADPGDPQVYVQRFGGFMARDTRAQEMIRQVLHGALIYRYEAGLAVEAERCENLGILSGIEFFSKNLDLNDSGPLVAEKSGDGSFVAVRGLVHCAEAEDLARELKGRKPDIVKRAGNILISYEDAGVKVRTQKDDPEALGQIERFVEGFLLRVAVSDIHLASGGGEDSFGKAKEEELIKILDRLIECRGTLIINGDLLDLWQADFSDIRHNYSRLFYKLKQVRRIIYVAGNHDEQVIERAYLEKAEDLVKRANHYRIEGLITYRPGRVPEEDELVVDENSRGEYRMLDYFLRQPGSYVCRKRLLQLARNAYYSPEGDSPRKIMSFSITTGLGEEEIVKKPGSLAFYLDRRLLLVPMNHKTVSALSRKLSEALCPVPDTLRSIFPNLVIVERHYDQYRGLYFEHGHQADEFNSGSRIGPFVAGAGA, from the coding sequence ATGCGGCTCAATTTTCTGGCGCCTTACCGCACTCAAATGCCGTTCAAAGGCGCTGCGGCTACCCAACAGGTCAATATCGGGGGAAGGCGATTTTCCCTTGCCTACACATCGTACAGCAACGCCCAGGCGCTTTCATATCTGACGGATCACCGTGTTTTTGGTGCGGTCATGCGCCCGGCGGTCGAAAGCAGAAGACAGGCCTTTGCGACGCAGATGTCTTTAAGGTCCCCGTCCTTTTTGGGCATCCTAGGCCCTGTGCCGGGTACCGAGCCTGTATATTTTGATTTTCCCGAATCCGTAAAAGCGATAATGACCCAGGGAGACTGGACCAAAATGAGAAGGAACAGTTTGGTGATAGACCTTGCGGATCCAGGTGATCCTCAGGTATATGTCCAGAGGTTCGGAGGATTTATGGCAAGGGACACAAGGGCTCAGGAGATGATCAGGCAGGTCCTTCACGGAGCTCTGATCTACAGATATGAAGCCGGGCTTGCGGTTGAAGCGGAAAGGTGTGAAAACCTCGGCATTCTTTCCGGAATTGAGTTTTTTTCAAAGAACCTTGACCTTAATGACAGCGGGCCTCTTGTGGCCGAAAAAAGCGGGGATGGATCTTTTGTTGCGGTCAGAGGGCTGGTGCATTGTGCGGAGGCCGAAGACCTGGCCAGAGAACTTAAAGGCAGAAAACCGGACATTGTCAAAAGAGCCGGCAACATCCTGATCTCTTATGAGGATGCCGGTGTCAAAGTTAGGACACAGAAGGATGATCCGGAGGCCCTGGGACAGATAGAGCGCTTTGTTGAAGGCTTTTTACTGAGGGTGGCTGTTTCGGATATCCATCTTGCTTCCGGGGGAGGGGAGGATAGTTTTGGAAAAGCAAAAGAAGAGGAACTTATCAAAATACTTGACCGGTTGATAGAGTGCAGAGGGACTCTCATAATCAACGGAGACCTGCTGGACCTCTGGCAGGCTGATTTCAGCGATATAAGGCACAACTATTCCCGTCTTTTTTATAAGTTAAAACAGGTTAGAAGGATAATATATGTTGCCGGCAACCATGATGAACAGGTCATAGAAAGAGCTTACTTGGAAAAGGCTGAGGATCTTGTTAAAAGGGCAAATCACTACAGAATTGAAGGCCTGATCACCTATAGGCCGGGAAGAGTTCCGGAGGAGGATGAGCTTGTCGTTGACGAGAACAGCCGCGGCGAGTACAGAATGCTGGACTATTTTTTGAGGCAGCCGGGCTCATATGTGTGCAGAAAAAGGCTTCTTCAACTGGCCAGGAACGCTTACTATTCGCCTGAAGGGGATTCTCCCAGAAAGATAATGTCCTTTTCTATAACAACTGGACTGGGAGAAGAAGAAATTGTCAAAAAACCGGGCTCTTTGGCTTTTTATCTTGACAGAAGGCTTCTATTGGTCCCAATGAACCACAAAACGGTATCTGCATTGTCCAGGAAGCTCTCGGAAGCGCTTTGTCCGGTACCGGACACGCTGAGATCGATCTTTCCGAATCTTGTTATCGTTGAACGGCACTATGACCAGTACAGGGGCCTTTATTTTGAACACGGGCACCAGGCGGATGAATTCAATTCCGGTTCAAGAATAGGGCCGTTCGTGGCGGGGGCTGGGGCCT
- a CDS encoding DUF4291 family protein, which produces MPYTRAEAVFRPEGRKHDRLRPQFIEAYERLGAHYQVLDMFPRGDEFFGLVRDIKRNGASIELAVKPCVGEQVLSDRGHINVLDRQDAAFTEPLSIDKISRRGKEVRLTLSGQADWPEDLGRAYSVNTLGWHFPFRRMIRANYGDETIRVYQNMNDEGADFFLANHVLSGTFLKRSRVWIKPSFLWTMKRSEWATAPGRDRVIPVDLMRSTFEKLLERSHLLDPIMGVHYYSEDGFYNDAELNPNYVQWDPDKDLDGSRMFRRSLMLGIAPQFLGDYERGIVALTDISDQVRDMASVVPPFEFAYPTPLGLLKKLEMHQYCVSETPAAKNWLEGLIR; this is translated from the coding sequence ATGCCTTACACCAGAGCAGAGGCCGTATTCAGGCCCGAGGGGAGAAAGCATGACCGCTTGAGGCCTCAATTCATCGAAGCCTATGAAAGGCTTGGGGCCCATTATCAGGTGCTTGACATGTTCCCGAGAGGGGATGAATTCTTTGGGTTGGTCAGGGATATTAAGCGGAACGGCGCCTCTATTGAACTTGCTGTGAAGCCGTGTGTAGGAGAGCAGGTTTTATCAGACAGAGGGCATATTAATGTCCTGGACAGGCAGGACGCGGCATTTACGGAGCCATTGAGCATTGATAAAATATCCCGGCGCGGTAAGGAAGTACGGTTGACTTTGTCGGGACAAGCGGACTGGCCGGAAGATCTTGGCAGAGCGTATTCCGTAAATACCCTTGGCTGGCATTTTCCTTTCAGAAGAATGATAAGGGCAAACTACGGGGACGAGACGATAAGGGTCTATCAGAACATGAACGACGAAGGGGCTGACTTTTTCCTGGCCAATCATGTTCTTTCGGGAACCTTTTTAAAAAGAAGCCGGGTCTGGATAAAACCGTCGTTCCTGTGGACCATGAAAAGAAGCGAGTGGGCAACTGCGCCCGGCAGAGATAGAGTGATCCCGGTTGACCTTATGAGAAGCACTTTTGAGAAACTCCTTGAAAGGTCCCATCTGCTTGACCCAATCATGGGGGTTCACTATTATTCCGAGGACGGGTTCTACAATGATGCGGAATTAAACCCCAATTATGTTCAATGGGACCCTGATAAGGACCTTGACGGCTCAAGGATGTTCAGACGCTCTCTGATGCTGGGGATAGCCCCCCAATTTCTGGGAGACTACGAAAGAGGGATCGTGGCGCTAACCGATATTTCGGACCAGGTGCGCGACATGGCTTCAGTTGTCCCTCCGTTCGAATTTGCTTATCCTACTCCTTTGGGACTGCTCAAAAAACTGGAGATGCATCAATATTGTGTTTCGGAAACGCCTGCTGCAAAGAATTGGCTGGAAGGGCTGATACGCTAG
- the rimO gene encoding 30S ribosomal protein S12 methylthiotransferase RimO: MKVFFVSLGCPKNLTDSEVLMGKFTSSGHQITLNPKEADTIVVNTCAFLKAARDEAAAVIREMAKWKEKGRCRQLLVAGCLPEYLRKIGGAIHESPVRRIDGIIDSINLYECGVPRIKATQPWFAYVKISEGCNNNCTYCLIPKIRGRLRHRKVRDILAEVKGLAKRGVKEIIYIAQDTTAYPYLARLLKLTAKIKGIRWIRLMYAHPGHLSQSTIKVMAEEKKIVKYIDLPIQHSEDRILRSMRRKYGRNTIEIQLKLLREMMPGIAIRTSVIVGFPGETERDFENLKEFIKQAKFDRLGVFPYSREKGTKAFMMKGQVPEKVKRRRACELMKLQAGISRKINAKLAGRTLEVLIEGRKGKDLVGRSFRDAPEIDGRVHVKNAKKVSLGEFIRAVISSSGRHDLFGKPAI, encoded by the coding sequence ATGAAGGTCTTTTTTGTCAGCCTCGGCTGCCCCAAGAACCTCACAGACAGCGAAGTCCTGATGGGGAAGTTTACTTCAAGCGGTCACCAGATCACCTTAAATCCCAAAGAAGCCGATACTATAGTCGTGAACACCTGCGCATTTTTGAAAGCTGCCAGAGATGAGGCGGCGGCAGTTATTAGAGAGATGGCCAAGTGGAAGGAAAAGGGCAGGTGCAGGCAGTTATTGGTCGCTGGATGTTTGCCGGAGTATTTAAGAAAAATTGGAGGGGCGATTCATGAATCGCCCGTACGGAGAATCGATGGAATTATAGATAGCATAAATCTTTATGAGTGCGGAGTGCCTAGGATCAAGGCAACGCAGCCGTGGTTTGCGTATGTAAAGATATCCGAGGGCTGCAATAACAATTGCACATATTGTCTTATCCCAAAGATAAGAGGAAGATTAAGGCACCGCAAGGTCCGGGACATCCTGGCTGAGGTCAAAGGGCTGGCAAAGAGGGGAGTCAAGGAAATAATCTATATCGCGCAGGATACGACCGCTTATCCTTATCTTGCGCGACTTTTAAAGTTGACCGCAAAGATCAAAGGGATACGCTGGATCAGGCTGATGTACGCGCATCCCGGGCATCTGTCGCAAAGCACTATCAAAGTAATGGCAGAAGAAAAGAAGATAGTTAAGTATATAGATCTGCCGATACAACACTCGGAGGATAGGATATTAAGATCGATGCGCAGGAAATACGGTAGAAATACAATTGAAATACAATTGAAATTACTGAGGGAAATGATGCCCGGAATTGCGATAAGGACTTCGGTCATAGTCGGTTTTCCGGGAGAGACGGAGAGGGATTTTGAAAACCTCAAAGAGTTCATAAAACAGGCAAAGTTTGACCGGCTCGGGGTTTTTCCCTACAGCAGGGAAAAGGGGACCAAGGCTTTTATGATGAAAGGACAGGTCCCGGAAAAAGTAAAGCGCAGAAGGGCGTGCGAACTGATGAAGCTGCAGGCCGGTATCTCAAGAAAGATCAACGCAAAACTTGCGGGCCGAACTCTGGAGGTCCTCATCGAAGGGAGGAAAGGCAAGGACCTCGTCGGGAGGTCTTTTAGGGATGCTCCCGAGATAGACGGAAGAGTGCATGTGAAAAATGCAAAGAAAGTTAGCCTCGGAGAATTTATCAGAGCGGTCATATCCTCATCAGGCAGGCATGATCTGTTCGGCAAACCTGCGATATAG
- the trpB gene encoding tryptophan synthase subunit beta, protein MRYDLPDKRGYFSNYGGSFVPETLMPCLEELKAAYSRYRKDRNFLKELNDYLSHYAGRPTPLYYCSNLSRKYGFKVYLKREDLCHTGAHKINNCIGQGLLAKKMGKKRMIAETGAGQHGVATATVAALFGIKCVVYMGEQDIKRQAPNVLRMELLGAEVIPVRSGTATLKEAVNEALRDWMSDPEKTFYCIGSCIGPHPYPMMVRDFQSVIGMETKVQLNKICSTRGLLHLIACVGGGSNSMGMFHPFIDDKKVKLIGVEAGGRGKGTCQNSAPLAYGKPGILHGAKSYLLQTKDGQVSDTHSVSAGLDYPGVGPEHSYLKDTGRVRYVSVSDKEALEAFRLLSREEGIIPALESSHALAYLPKLKGKIGKKSVVVVCLSGRGDKDLDIIFRK, encoded by the coding sequence ATGAGATATGATCTGCCGGACAAAAGGGGTTATTTTAGCAATTACGGCGGTTCCTTTGTGCCGGAAACCCTGATGCCCTGCCTGGAAGAGCTTAAAGCCGCTTACTCAAGATATAGGAAAGACAGGAACTTTCTAAAAGAACTCAACGATTATTTGTCTCATTACGCCGGCAGGCCCACACCGCTTTATTATTGCAGCAATCTAAGCCGCAAATACGGATTTAAGGTCTATCTAAAAAGAGAAGACCTGTGCCATACAGGCGCTCACAAGATAAATAATTGCATCGGCCAGGGTCTGCTTGCCAAAAAGATGGGCAAGAAAAGAATGATCGCTGAAACAGGCGCCGGGCAGCACGGGGTGGCAACGGCTACGGTGGCTGCGCTTTTTGGGATAAAATGCGTGGTCTATATGGGGGAGCAGGATATCAAAAGGCAGGCCCCTAATGTGCTGAGGATGGAACTGCTGGGGGCAGAGGTGATCCCGGTGCGGTCCGGCACGGCAACTCTCAAGGAGGCCGTTAACGAGGCCCTGAGAGACTGGATGAGCGATCCGGAAAAAACTTTTTACTGCATCGGCTCCTGCATCGGACCTCATCCTTATCCGATGATGGTCAGGGATTTTCAAAGCGTGATCGGCATGGAAACAAAGGTTCAGTTAAATAAAATATGTAGTACACGAGGCCTCTTGCATCTTATTGCCTGCGTAGGCGGCGGCAGCAACTCAATGGGGATGTTCCATCCTTTTATTGATGATAAAAAAGTCAAATTGATAGGCGTTGAAGCAGGCGGCAGGGGCAAAGGCACTTGCCAGAATTCAGCCCCGCTTGCCTACGGCAAACCCGGTATCTTGCACGGGGCCAAAAGTTATCTATTGCAGACAAAGGACGGACAGGTAAGCGACACTCATTCTGTTTCTGCGGGGCTTGACTATCCCGGGGTGGGGCCGGAGCATTCCTATTTAAAGGATACCGGCAGGGTAAGATATGTGTCCGTAAGCGATAAAGAAGCTCTCGAGGCTTTTCGCTTGCTTTCCCGCGAAGAAGGCATCATCCCGGCTCTTGAATCCTCCCACGCTCTTGCCTACCTTCCAAAGCTTAAAGGAAAGATCGGCAAAAAGTCCGTAGTTGTTGTCTGCCTCTCCGGCCGCGGCGACAAAGATCTCGATATTATCTTCAGAAAATGA
- the leuS gene encoding leucine--tRNA ligase produces MSNYTPKEIEPLRQRAWQEKKLFEADNSSNKPKYYDLVMFPYPSGKIHMGHVRNYAIGDVLARYKRMKGFNVLHPIGWDAFGMPAENAAIKNSSHPRDWTTKCIADMTVQLKRLGLSYDWSREVTTCREDYYKWTQWIFLKFFEKGLAYRKKAKVNWCPKCETVLANEQAKDGKCWRCDSAVRSKDIEQWFFKITQYAQRLLDDIEKLEGWPESVRIMQRNWIGRSEGTSIEFAIKGLDKKLKIFTTRPDTLFGVTYMTLAPENPLTVELSQGTRQEKEVLSYIESVKRKDPSLRQVSEEKTGVFTGAYAINPANNETIPIWTSDYVLMEYGTGAVMAVPAHDQRDFEFAKKFDLPIKEVIVPNGPSPRPLATPLPTPRLRSGQEGEGPEIRAAYTPPGTMVNSAQFNGMDSNKAIDAITLWLEEKGIGKKEVNFKLRDWLISRQRYWGAPIPIVYCNKCGAVPVPDKDLPVKLPYDVKFTGEGGSPLLKAKDFISTACPKCGGKASRETDTLDTFNCSSWYFLRYTNTEKDSDTPFEPKDLKYWLPVDQYIGGIEHAILHLLYSRFFCKVLSDMGFIPVDEPFKNLLTQGMVVKDGAKMSKSKGNVVDPDYIIEKYGADTARVFILFASPPERELEWSDAGVEGSYRFLSRIWRLISDNKPSPPSPLPTPRLRSGQEVEGRRTDGTTRILHKTIKGVSEDIERFSFNTAIAKIMELLNALQGSPLDKKTAETLLLLLSPFAPHAADELWEKIGNTGSTLEQDWPGFDPALVKETEIEIPIQVNGKLKDRIMIAADLPEEQVREKALQSEKIKQLLQGKEIVKVIFANRKLVNIVVR; encoded by the coding sequence ATGTCAAATTACACCCCTAAAGAGATAGAGCCTCTCAGGCAAAGAGCCTGGCAGGAAAAAAAGCTTTTTGAAGCCGACAATTCATCGAACAAGCCAAAATACTACGACCTCGTCATGTTCCCCTACCCTTCCGGCAAGATACACATGGGACATGTGCGAAATTATGCCATAGGAGATGTGCTCGCTAGGTACAAGAGGATGAAGGGTTTTAATGTCCTCCATCCGATCGGCTGGGACGCCTTTGGCATGCCGGCAGAAAATGCTGCCATCAAGAACAGCTCTCATCCCAGGGACTGGACCACAAAATGCATAGCGGACATGACCGTCCAGTTGAAAAGACTGGGACTTTCGTACGACTGGTCAAGGGAAGTGACCACCTGCAGAGAGGATTACTACAAGTGGACACAGTGGATCTTTCTGAAATTCTTTGAAAAAGGCCTGGCATACAGGAAAAAGGCAAAAGTGAACTGGTGCCCTAAATGCGAAACTGTCCTGGCCAACGAGCAGGCAAAGGACGGAAAATGCTGGAGATGCGACAGCGCTGTTCGATCAAAGGACATAGAACAATGGTTCTTTAAAATAACGCAGTACGCGCAAAGGCTCCTTGATGACATAGAAAAACTGGAAGGCTGGCCCGAGAGCGTTAGGATAATGCAGAGAAACTGGATAGGACGCTCCGAAGGAACAAGCATAGAGTTCGCTATAAAGGGTTTGGATAAGAAGCTTAAGATATTTACCACCAGGCCGGACACTCTTTTCGGGGTAACCTATATGACCCTTGCCCCAGAAAACCCGCTAACCGTAGAGTTGTCGCAAGGAACAAGACAGGAGAAAGAGGTCCTTTCCTATATAGAGAGCGTAAAAAGAAAGGACCCTTCGCTGCGCCAGGTGTCGGAAGAAAAGACCGGAGTGTTCACGGGGGCTTATGCGATAAACCCGGCCAACAACGAGACAATACCGATCTGGACTTCCGATTATGTCCTAATGGAGTACGGCACCGGCGCTGTCATGGCAGTTCCGGCCCACGACCAGAGAGATTTTGAATTCGCAAAAAAATTTGATCTTCCGATAAAAGAGGTAATCGTTCCTAATGGTCCCTCACCCCGGCCTTTGGCCACCCCTCTCCCAACCCCTCGACTACGCTCGGGGCAAGAGGGAGAGGGGCCGGAGATCAGGGCGGCCTACACTCCCCCCGGCACCATGGTCAATTCCGCACAATTCAACGGCATGGACAGCAATAAGGCCATCGATGCAATAACCCTCTGGCTTGAAGAAAAAGGCATCGGCAAAAAAGAGGTTAATTTTAAGCTGAGGGATTGGCTAATATCCCGCCAGAGGTATTGGGGTGCGCCTATTCCCATCGTATATTGCAATAAATGCGGGGCAGTTCCGGTACCGGATAAAGACCTTCCGGTAAAATTGCCCTATGATGTCAAATTCACGGGGGAAGGCGGTTCTCCCCTGCTGAAGGCTAAAGATTTTATCAGCACTGCCTGCCCCAAATGCGGCGGAAAGGCAAGCAGGGAAACCGACACGCTTGACACCTTTAACTGCTCCTCCTGGTATTTCTTAAGGTACACGAACACAGAAAAGGATTCTGACACGCCTTTTGAGCCAAAGGACCTCAAATACTGGCTTCCCGTAGACCAGTATATAGGCGGCATAGAACATGCGATATTGCATCTTCTTTACTCAAGGTTCTTCTGCAAAGTTCTGAGCGACATGGGATTTATCCCTGTGGACGAGCCCTTTAAGAACCTTTTGACGCAGGGAATGGTGGTAAAAGACGGTGCAAAAATGAGCAAGTCCAAAGGCAATGTTGTTGATCCAGACTATATTATTGAAAAATACGGGGCGGACACAGCCAGGGTCTTTATCCTTTTTGCCTCTCCTCCGGAAAGGGAGCTTGAGTGGAGTGATGCGGGAGTTGAGGGGAGTTATAGATTTTTGAGCAGGATCTGGAGATTGATCAGCGACAATAAGCCCTCACCCCCTTCCCCTCTCCCAACCCCTCGACTACGCTCGGGGCAAGAGGTAGAGGGGCGCAGGACTGATGGGACCACCCGTATTCTTCACAAAACCATAAAAGGTGTTTCAGAAGATATCGAGAGATTCTCCTTTAACACGGCGATCGCAAAGATAATGGAACTGCTTAACGCGCTTCAGGGTTCGCCTCTCGATAAAAAGACCGCCGAGACGCTGCTTCTGCTGCTTTCCCCATTTGCTCCGCATGCAGCAGATGAGCTTTGGGAAAAAATAGGCAATACCGGAAGTACGCTGGAGCAGGACTGGCCGGGCTTTGATCCTGCTCTTGTTAAAGAAACCGAGATCGAGATACCAATACAGGTCAATGGAAAACTAAAGGACAGGATCATGATAGCAGCGGACCTGCCGGAGGAGCAGGTCAGGGAAAAAGCTCTTCAGTCAGAGAAGATAAAACAGTTGCTGCAGGGTAAAGAAATAGTAAAAGTTATATTTGCCAACAGAAAACTGGTAAATATAGTTGTCAGGTGA
- a CDS encoding glycosyl hydrolase translates to MPQMEATPARNLITPNGIYFGAFLDDALSPAGVSRFNSLIGGNLDMVLQFHAFGKGFDFPSETVSVLRQKGIASLIKLEPWSWKGKSDNSFSLENLIAGKFDTGLAKFAAGLAAQNTPMLLTFGHEMNGDWYPWAGHPELYKEAYIHVWETFERAGANKYATWLWNPNVGTDPSAYYPGDRYVDGIGLDGYSTDWTGNPADARALFGPAIGLMRQLYPGKPLWILETGYDKGNGGSAAGEAQFLKSLFELAVQDDLAGVFYFNTTKTETGCRRIWSITDGGTGCLREQFEKYSGSFSSSPMEPNSGASEPAAAIVPDMQSGADIKDLFLSQGAFGGARLRLEDGAIEISAPKGNYDAGGYFILDRAVMGTLAFDASKIKGEIMILFINDASGTDTVLADERVRRDGPVSLKIPEGTTKMCIHPALSGNLRLENFTVND, encoded by the coding sequence ATGCCCCAGATGGAGGCGACTCCAGCCAGGAACCTGATAACTCCTAACGGTATCTATTTTGGGGCCTTTTTGGATGATGCTCTTTCCCCGGCCGGCGTTTCCCGGTTCAACAGCCTGATAGGCGGGAATCTTGACATGGTACTGCAGTTTCACGCCTTCGGCAAGGGATTTGATTTCCCTTCAGAAACGGTCAGTGTCTTGCGCCAAAAAGGTATCGCTTCGCTTATAAAACTGGAGCCGTGGAGCTGGAAGGGCAAGTCGGATAATTCCTTCAGTCTTGAGAACCTTATCGCGGGCAAATTTGATACCGGGCTGGCAAAATTTGCTGCCGGGCTTGCCGCACAAAATACCCCAATGCTTTTGACCTTTGGCCACGAAATGAACGGCGATTGGTATCCTTGGGCGGGGCATCCTGAATTATACAAAGAAGCCTACATCCATGTGTGGGAAACATTTGAAAGAGCGGGGGCCAATAAATATGCGACCTGGCTTTGGAACCCAAATGTTGGGACAGATCCTTCGGCGTATTATCCCGGGGACAGATATGTTGACGGAATAGGCCTGGACGGTTACAGTACCGACTGGACAGGAAACCCCGCGGATGCAAGGGCGCTGTTTGGCCCGGCCATTGGACTGATGAGGCAATTGTATCCGGGAAAGCCGCTCTGGATACTTGAGACCGGATATGACAAAGGCAACGGGGGCTCAGCCGCGGGCGAGGCACAGTTCCTTAAAAGCCTTTTCGAACTGGCAGTTCAGGATGATCTGGCAGGGGTGTTCTACTTTAATACCACAAAAACAGAAACGGGATGCAGAAGGATATGGTCCATTACAGATGGAGGTACCGGATGCCTGAGAGAACAGTTCGAAAAATACAGCGGAAGCTTTTCTTCCAGTCCCATGGAGCCGAATTCCGGTGCATCGGAGCCGGCGGCTGCCATTGTCCCGGATATGCAGTCCGGGGCCGATATTAAGGACCTTTTCTTGTCCCAGGGGGCTTTTGGAGGTGCAAGGCTCAGGCTGGAAGACGGTGCGATCGAGATAAGCGCTCCAAAAGGCAATTACGATGCCGGCGGTTATTTTATCCTTGACAGGGCTGTTATGGGCACACTGGCCTTTGATGCATCTAAGATCAAAGGCGAAATAATGATATTATTCATAAATGATGCTTCTGGGACTGATACGGTGCTGGCGGACGAAAGGGTGCGGCGGGACGGGCCTGTTTCCCTCAAGATACCCGAAGGTACAACCAAAATGTGCATTCACCCAGCGCTTAGCGGGAATTTAAGGCTGGAGAATTTTACGGTTAACGATTAG
- a CDS encoding GAF and ANTAR domain-containing protein, with the protein MNVAKKRSSKRRSRRTDTVKALSEISRTITSDLLIEDILASIVEVTAKLMGSNICSIFLLDSEKNLLVNKASQSVSALYNNKPPLKAGEGIAGKVLLLNKPAAVKDVKKEPEYKYRDIAKKEGLCSLLCVPLAVKGKAIGVINSYTSKPHAFTGTEIEVLSAIASLAAMAIENTGLLMKAKSVEEELQSRKSIERAKGILMRDEGLSEEDAYLRIQRFSMDSRKTMREIADSLILSYNLRRLR; encoded by the coding sequence ATGAATGTTGCAAAAAAACGCTCCTCAAAAAGGAGGTCTCGCCGCACAGATACCGTAAAAGCGCTTTCCGAAATAAGCCGCACTATCACTTCGGATCTTTTGATAGAGGACATTCTTGCTTCGATAGTGGAAGTAACCGCGAAATTGATGGGCTCCAATATCTGCTCCATTTTTCTTCTGGACAGCGAAAAAAACCTGCTGGTGAACAAAGCGTCCCAAAGCGTAAGCGCACTCTATAACAATAAGCCCCCGCTAAAGGCTGGCGAGGGTATCGCGGGAAAGGTGCTTTTGCTCAACAAGCCCGCCGCCGTTAAGGATGTCAAAAAAGAGCCGGAGTACAAATACAGGGACATCGCCAAAAAAGAGGGGCTATGCTCTCTATTGTGCGTGCCCCTGGCGGTAAAAGGAAAGGCTATCGGCGTTATCAACTCCTATACTTCCAAACCTCATGCTTTTACAGGGACAGAGATCGAGGTCCTTAGCGCGATAGCATCGCTTGCGGCAATGGCCATAGAGAACACAGGCCTGCTGATGAAGGCAAAAAGCGTTGAGGAAGAGCTGCAATCGCGCAAATCTATCGAAAGGGCCAAAGGGATCCTTATGAGGGACGAGGGGCTTTCCGAAGAGGACGCTTATCTGAGGATACAAAGATTCTCTATGGACTCGCGCAAGACCATGAGAGAGATTGCAGACTCCCTTATCCTGAGTTATAATCTTAGAAGGCTCAGGTGA